In Rhizobium leguminosarum, a genomic segment contains:
- a CDS encoding HD-GYP domain-containing protein, with protein MRKRIRVHQLRVGMFVEDVESGGPHTTHRFSPFAISSPDEVSRMMNSNLMTVVIDVRKGLDVEPGVPSYQPTDGSIFDTQLLASFSAGDIKVARQCITDTKPHIRDVLSEARINGAFAAHAASAAVEKIMTSAMDNAGALIAVAKLKEKDEITFLHSLAVSALMIAFGRSLGHAEDDVRLLGIGGLVHDLGKMALPNTILTKTGKLTAEEMNLVRKHPQRGYELVSQLENSPQQVLDICLYHHEKFDGSGYPRKIAGTKIPYVARLAAICDVYDALTTIRPYKRAWSQSEAVNMMMNSPGHFDTDLLSAFVSKMVIHGTLH; from the coding sequence ATGCGTAAGAGGATCAGGGTTCATCAGCTACGGGTGGGAATGTTTGTGGAAGATGTGGAGAGTGGCGGGCCGCATACCACCCACAGGTTCAGCCCCTTCGCGATTTCGTCGCCCGACGAAGTCAGTCGGATGATGAACAGCAATCTAATGACTGTCGTGATTGATGTCCGCAAGGGACTGGATGTCGAGCCGGGTGTACCATCGTATCAGCCAACCGACGGCAGCATTTTCGACACGCAACTCTTGGCGAGTTTCTCGGCAGGCGATATCAAAGTGGCCAGGCAGTGCATCACGGACACGAAACCTCACATTCGGGATGTGTTGTCGGAGGCAAGGATCAACGGCGCTTTTGCCGCTCACGCCGCGTCGGCTGCTGTCGAAAAGATCATGACCTCGGCGATGGACAATGCTGGCGCGCTCATTGCTGTTGCGAAGCTGAAGGAAAAGGACGAGATCACGTTTCTTCACTCGCTCGCGGTTAGCGCGTTGATGATTGCGTTTGGTCGCAGTCTCGGGCATGCAGAAGACGATGTGCGGCTGCTCGGAATTGGCGGGCTGGTTCATGATCTGGGAAAAATGGCTCTTCCGAATACGATATTGACGAAGACTGGTAAGCTCACTGCCGAGGAAATGAACCTCGTCCGGAAGCACCCCCAGCGGGGATACGAGCTTGTCTCCCAGCTGGAGAACTCTCCGCAGCAGGTGCTTGATATATGCCTGTATCATCACGAAAAGTTCGACGGTTCGGGCTACCCTCGCAAAATAGCAGGCACGAAGATACCCTACGTCGCGCGTCTTGCAGCCATCTGTGATGTCTACGACGCGCTAACGACGATCAGGCCCTATAAGCGGGCATGGTCGCAGAGCGAGGCCGTCAACATGATGATGAATTCACCGGGGCATTTCGACACAGACTTGCTGTCTGCCTTTGTGTCGAAGATGGTCATTCACGGCACTCTGCACTAA
- a CDS encoding sensor domain-containing diguanylate cyclase, which translates to MRLPSKLQFIRKAFGRVRSDQSPASPAIHSDSLPEETDFRMLAENSGDVIMQLGPDTKARYVSPSCTRLLGWLPEQMVGHGPEMFVPPEHLQSIAAAAALLLAGADEGEPLAIEIRRKDGKTVWVESKARMVRNPLTGVPGDIVLIMRDISERKRLEEQLRVLAMTDGLTGLGNRRAFDEILDREWRRTVRSAGQMSLLLLDLDRFKGFNDKYGHQVGDDCLRAVAAAIRDVLHRPGDLASRYGGEELAVILPDTDGEGALEIAERLRLAIENLGLPHIDNPQGGGRVTVSIGSATALSRSGGTNSMPEGLLLAADTALYKAKHKGRNRVEVALLLAPEASDTV; encoded by the coding sequence ATGCGCTTGCCATCCAAACTGCAGTTTATTCGCAAGGCTTTTGGTCGCGTTAGGTCGGATCAATCACCGGCAAGTCCGGCTATCCATTCGGACAGTCTTCCGGAAGAAACGGATTTCCGGATGCTTGCCGAAAACAGCGGTGACGTCATCATGCAACTCGGGCCGGACACGAAAGCACGCTACGTTTCACCCTCATGCACTCGACTTCTGGGGTGGCTGCCGGAGCAAATGGTCGGGCATGGTCCGGAGATGTTCGTCCCGCCGGAGCATCTTCAGAGCATCGCCGCGGCAGCTGCGCTCTTGCTTGCCGGGGCAGATGAAGGCGAGCCGCTTGCGATCGAGATTCGTCGGAAGGATGGGAAAACTGTATGGGTTGAGAGCAAGGCGCGCATGGTCCGTAATCCGCTAACTGGCGTTCCAGGCGACATCGTGCTGATCATGAGAGATATATCAGAGCGCAAACGTCTTGAGGAACAACTCCGCGTGCTTGCTATGACGGACGGACTTACCGGTCTGGGCAACCGCCGCGCATTTGACGAGATCTTGGACAGGGAATGGCGACGCACCGTTCGCAGCGCTGGACAGATGTCCTTGCTGTTGCTCGATCTCGATCGATTCAAAGGTTTTAACGACAAATACGGCCATCAGGTAGGCGATGATTGTCTTCGCGCCGTCGCTGCCGCCATAAGAGACGTGCTTCATCGCCCTGGGGATCTGGCGTCCCGATACGGCGGGGAAGAACTCGCCGTCATCTTGCCTGATACTGATGGCGAGGGAGCGCTCGAGATAGCAGAACGGCTGAGGCTTGCGATCGAAAACCTCGGTCTGCCTCACATTGACAATCCGCAAGGCGGAGGGCGAGTTACCGTCAGCATTGGTTCAGCGACCGCACTGTCACGATCGGGCGGGACTAACTCTATGCCGGAAGGCCTGCTTCTCGCTGCCGACACCGCCCTTTACAAGGCTAAGCACAAAGGCCGAAACCGTGTCGAAGTCGCACTACTCCTCGCACCGGAAGCTTCCGACACGGTCTGA
- a CDS encoding IS5-like element ISRl2 family transposase, whose protein sequence is MGWTDFTRRQYARRTVRYASDLTDREWGLISPCLPGPRRLGRPRSTDLREVVNALLYIATTGCQWRMMPRDFPPFTTVQSYFYEWRATGLWGRINHHLVMEARDLEGREASPSAGVIDSQSVKTTESGGISGYDAGKKIKGRKRHIVVDTLGLMVGLMVHSADIQDRDGAPAVLKTILKRWPWLRHIFADGGYAGPKLRGALQKIAAFTLQIVKRTDKAKGFEVLPRRWVVERTFAWLGRCRRLAKDWEKSVASAEAWVTIAHIRVLTRRLARYGYR, encoded by the coding sequence ATGGGCTGGACTGATTTCACCCGTCGGCAATATGCCCGACGCACAGTGCGGTATGCAAGCGATCTGACGGACCGGGAGTGGGGATTGATCTCGCCTTGCCTGCCTGGACCGAGGCGGTTGGGCAGGCCGCGCAGTACCGATCTTCGCGAGGTCGTGAATGCGTTGCTTTACATCGCCACGACGGGGTGCCAGTGGCGGATGATGCCCAGAGATTTTCCACCTTTTACAACTGTGCAGTCCTATTTCTATGAATGGCGAGCGACAGGGTTATGGGGTCGGATCAACCATCATCTTGTGATGGAGGCGCGTGACTTGGAAGGTCGGGAAGCCTCGCCGTCTGCGGGCGTGATCGACAGTCAAAGCGTGAAAACCACGGAAAGCGGCGGAATTTCGGGCTATGACGCGGGCAAGAAGATAAAGGGACGCAAGCGTCATATCGTCGTCGACACGCTCGGACTGATGGTCGGCCTCATGGTTCACAGCGCCGATATTCAGGATCGCGACGGCGCGCCTGCGGTTCTCAAAACCATTCTCAAGCGCTGGCCGTGGCTGAGACATATCTTCGCCGATGGTGGTTATGCCGGACCGAAGCTGAGGGGCGCACTGCAAAAGATCGCTGCGTTCACTCTCCAGATCGTCAAGCGGACCGACAAGGCCAAGGGCTTCGAGGTTCTGCCGCGTCGCTGGGTAGTGGAGCGCACCTTCGCATGGCTTGGCAGATGCCGACGATTGGCGAAGGATTGGGAAAAGTCCGTCGCCTCAGCCGAGGCCTGGGTCACTATCGCCCACATCCGGGTCCTGACACGACGCTTGGCAAGGTACGGATATCGTTGA
- a CDS encoding transcriptional regulator, protein MRTLVIRLSSISDAKARFVNAGQQALEGIVVSATPSVSFPSYDDMHKVLAPPRLAIVKAMAGQGPLAIREVARRVGRDVQAVHKDVTTLVNAGVLDRTEAGVEFPYDQLHFEFDVKAAA, encoded by the coding sequence ATGAGGACATTGGTCATCAGATTAAGCTCGATCTCCGATGCCAAGGCCCGCTTCGTGAATGCGGGGCAGCAGGCCTTGGAAGGCATCGTCGTATCCGCCACGCCATCGGTGAGCTTTCCAAGCTATGACGATATGCACAAGGTGCTTGCGCCGCCGCGGCTTGCGATCGTGAAGGCGATGGCAGGGCAGGGTCCGTTGGCGATACGGGAGGTTGCCCGCCGTGTCGGCCGGGACGTGCAGGCCGTCCACAAGGACGTGACGACGCTCGTCAACGCAGGTGTCCTGGACCGGACGGAGGCTGGCGTGGAATTCCCCTACGACCAGCTGCATTTCGAATTTGATGTGAAGGCGGCCGCCTGA
- a CDS encoding DUF3846 domain-containing protein — MYAHIDCTCIDVVRIGDYHIAYCDDNGLVDGLDCFTQLTDFPSPHARNLLVTGVNEEGDSVSPTHSIDLVAGQFLISRAVFDPAFEHIDEPGIIGTRIAGFTIRVQQSRPTIIRPEV, encoded by the coding sequence ATCTATGCCCATATCGATTGCACGTGCATCGATGTCGTCCGGATCGGGGATTACCACATCGCCTATTGCGACGATAACGGCCTTGTCGACGGCCTCGACTGCTTTACGCAACTGACGGATTTTCCGTCGCCGCATGCGAGGAACCTGCTCGTGACGGGGGTGAACGAGGAAGGCGACAGTGTTTCGCCGACGCATTCCATCGACCTTGTCGCGGGCCAGTTCCTGATTTCGCGGGCCGTCTTCGATCCCGCTTTCGAGCATATCGATGAGCCGGGCATCATCGGCACCCGCATTGCCGGCTTCACCATTCGGGTTCAGCAAAGCCGGCCCACAATCATCCGCCCGGAGGTCTGA
- a CDS encoding fumarylacetoacetate hydrolase family protein yields the protein MVNGEVRQDADLSELIWFAPETISILSRSMTLKPGDLISRHAGRRRSHGGR from the coding sequence ATGGTGAATGGCGAGGTGAGACAGGACGCCGATCTCTCCGAATTGATCTGGTTTGCTCCCGAAACTATCTCGATCTTATCCCGGTCGATGACGCTAAAGCCCGGCGACTTGATCAGCCGGCACGCCGGCCGGCGTCGGAGCCATGGTGGCAGGTGA
- a CDS encoding fumarylacetoacetate hydrolase family protein — MVAIGKTGREILEDDALSHVWGYPVGNDLTRRDLKLKARDQGRPWDWRRASAVPH; from the coding sequence GTGGTCGCCATCGGCAAGACGGGGAGAGAGATACTGGAGGACGATGCCCTGTCCCACGTCTGGGGCTACCCTGTGGGCAATGACCTGACCCGCCGCGACCTTAAGCTGAAAGCACGCGATCAGGGGCGACCTTGGGACTGGCGGAGGGCATCGGCCGTTCCGCATTGA
- a CDS encoding benzoate-CoA ligase family protein, with protein MARYDASKANERRKISDPVGDDAPGAVEIGFDKTAHPNCSSILWDNLARNPDKLAVIGPLGSLTYAELVAEASRWGNAFIAAGLQRGERIPFFLDDTPACPAAFFGAVRAGLVPVLLNILTTPDTLNFYLKDTGARIALCEAALADKFGAEVLDGTAVALVVTDNGVADGTERIPAATFLSGQPDELGCVDTGPDDMAFWMYSSGSTGRPKGIVHLHHDMAYTQASFGKHILKLKEEDICFSAPKIYFAYGFGNSFTFPFSIGATTLLMAGQPLPEAVLDMVETFKPTVLFGLPTLYTALVRANSAKTRDLSSLRQSMSAAEILSEDVYNAWKHLTGHGPTEGLGSTELLHIYLSNQLNDHRIGAAGARVPGYEIRLVTPDGEPVEPGEEGAMLIRGHSSAPCYWNRADKTSETMRGDWMATGDLFVERDGYYYFLGRTDDLIKVSRQWVWPMEVERCLNEHPDVHECAVLAHELDDRRMTLRAVVKLRDGAVHGDVQTRILRDFVKSTLMPYKYPRIIQYVAELLKTGTGKIDRQLLLKLPVPVD; from the coding sequence ATGGCCCGCTATGACGCATCGAAGGCGAATGAGAGGCGGAAGATCAGCGACCCGGTTGGCGACGACGCTCCGGGAGCGGTCGAAATCGGCTTCGATAAGACAGCACATCCGAACTGCTCGTCTATTCTGTGGGACAATCTCGCCCGCAATCCCGACAAGCTCGCTGTGATCGGTCCCCTGGGGTCGCTGACTTATGCGGAGCTTGTGGCCGAGGCCTCGCGCTGGGGGAATGCCTTCATCGCCGCTGGTCTGCAGCGTGGGGAGCGCATCCCCTTCTTCCTCGATGACACGCCCGCCTGTCCGGCAGCTTTCTTTGGGGCCGTGCGGGCAGGTCTTGTCCCGGTTCTTTTGAACATTCTGACGACGCCCGACACGCTTAACTTTTACCTTAAGGACACCGGAGCTCGCATCGCGCTCTGCGAGGCGGCGTTGGCGGACAAATTCGGGGCGGAGGTTCTCGATGGGACAGCTGTCGCTCTGGTGGTGACTGACAACGGAGTGGCTGACGGCACAGAGAGGATTCCCGCGGCTACCTTTCTGAGCGGCCAACCGGATGAATTGGGCTGCGTCGATACGGGTCCGGACGATATGGCCTTCTGGATGTATTCCTCAGGCTCTACGGGCCGTCCGAAGGGCATTGTCCATCTCCATCATGATATGGCCTATACTCAAGCGTCGTTCGGTAAGCATATCCTTAAACTGAAAGAAGAAGATATCTGTTTTTCGGCGCCGAAGATATATTTCGCCTACGGGTTCGGGAACTCGTTTACTTTCCCCTTCTCAATTGGCGCAACGACCTTGCTGATGGCCGGGCAGCCGTTGCCTGAGGCCGTGCTGGACATGGTCGAAACGTTCAAACCAACCGTACTTTTTGGGTTGCCGACCCTCTACACTGCTCTAGTTCGCGCGAATTCAGCCAAGACAAGGGATCTCTCGTCGCTGCGGCAATCGATGTCGGCGGCCGAAATCCTCTCGGAAGACGTCTACAATGCCTGGAAACATCTTACCGGGCACGGTCCGACCGAAGGGCTGGGCTCGACCGAGCTTTTACACATCTATCTTTCCAACCAACTCAACGATCACCGTATCGGTGCCGCCGGCGCGCGCGTTCCGGGCTACGAAATCAGGCTCGTCACACCGGATGGTGAGCCGGTCGAACCGGGCGAGGAGGGCGCAATGCTCATCCGCGGTCATTCTTCCGCGCCTTGCTATTGGAACCGCGCCGACAAGACGAGCGAGACGATGCGTGGAGACTGGATGGCCACAGGAGACCTTTTCGTCGAGCGGGATGGTTATTATTACTTTCTGGGTCGCACCGACGATTTGATCAAAGTCTCCCGGCAATGGGTCTGGCCGATGGAGGTTGAACGCTGCCTCAACGAACATCCCGACGTGCATGAGTGCGCCGTCCTCGCGCATGAATTGGACGATCGCCGTATGACATTGCGGGCCGTGGTGAAATTGCGCGATGGCGCAGTGCACGGCGATGTGCAAACCCGCATCCTGCGCGACTTCGTGAAATCGACTCTGATGCCCTACAAATACCCACGCATCATTCAGTATGTCGCCGAACTGCTGAAGACCGGAACAGGCAAGATCGACCGGCAATTATTGTTAAAATTGCCGGTCCCCGTGGATTGA
- a CDS encoding methyl-accepting chemotaxis protein, producing MFSTVSRKLVLATGIAITGIIIVYTALNVVTVKSTTERDVMALATEKASVVSQHVATDISEATSAGATLAATLTGIIGDGSRSRADIIAMLKSVAPQYPNVFGAWMCELIDSTSPKPTLGTEGLNKEGIFTPYWTKGDNGQMEFSTWTIKPEDEYYRVVLKSGKPIITSPYLTNMKKLVTSVSVPVKLDGTVIGMAGVDIKLDDLTASLAQMKPFEGGSVMLLASNGKWLTHPNKDNLMKDYADVGAADVKQSLADGKMRVVTGLPNGSVRLIYPFTASGMSTTWATVLDVPAAVFSAPVWQQVYNTLLGGALILAVTLSVILLASQMLIKKPLTAVLGAVRQMAGGNYKDQIIQTGKTDELGSLTEALEKFRFALARGDEMQAEQEQLQQQIETDRKRQSDLDDAKAGDLRHFVELVQSRFNGLAAGDLTVRMNERVAPEFDAIRQNFNVSVSALEETVSNVVRAVYNIRSGLGEISAASNDLAHRTEQQAASLEETVAALGEVTRGVNETADGASNAQKTVNIARTNAEKGGEVVARAIAAMTEIQGSSSKIGNIISVIDEIAFQTNLLALNAGVEAARAGEAGKGFAVVAQEVRELAQRSAQAAKEIKRLISMSSTQVEAGVQLVEETGSSLGKIVEQVLGMSHTINHIASNAREQAVSLREVSSAADQMDKVTQQNAAMVEETTAAAQSLSQETENLAAMIGRFRVGEEITRSQDPYDRYAMAS from the coding sequence TTGTTCAGTACCGTTTCGCGAAAACTCGTTCTTGCGACGGGAATCGCAATAACGGGTATCATCATCGTTTACACGGCGCTCAACGTGGTTACCGTTAAATCGACGACGGAGCGTGATGTCATGGCTCTCGCCACCGAGAAAGCGAGTGTCGTCAGCCAGCACGTTGCCACAGATATCTCTGAAGCAACCTCGGCAGGAGCGACGCTTGCCGCCACGCTGACAGGCATTATCGGCGACGGCTCGCGCAGTCGCGCAGACATCATTGCCATGCTCAAATCCGTTGCGCCGCAGTATCCGAACGTCTTCGGTGCATGGATGTGCGAACTGATCGACAGCACGAGCCCTAAACCTACGCTCGGCACGGAAGGCTTGAACAAGGAAGGCATCTTCACCCCGTACTGGACCAAGGGCGACAATGGGCAGATGGAATTTTCGACCTGGACCATCAAGCCCGAAGACGAATATTACCGCGTTGTGTTGAAGAGCGGCAAACCCATCATCACGTCGCCTTACCTGACCAACATGAAGAAGCTCGTGACCTCTGTTTCCGTTCCGGTCAAGCTGGACGGCACGGTGATCGGCATGGCGGGCGTGGACATCAAGCTGGACGACCTCACCGCCAGTCTCGCGCAGATGAAGCCTTTCGAAGGCGGTAGCGTCATGCTGCTGGCCAGTAACGGCAAGTGGCTGACGCATCCGAACAAGGATAATCTGATGAAGGATTATGCCGATGTCGGTGCGGCGGACGTCAAGCAATCGCTCGCGGATGGCAAGATGCGAGTCGTAACCGGACTGCCGAATGGTTCAGTGCGTCTGATCTATCCATTCACCGCATCTGGTATGAGCACTACCTGGGCAACTGTTCTCGATGTTCCGGCAGCGGTCTTCTCCGCACCGGTCTGGCAGCAGGTTTACAATACCTTGCTGGGGGGCGCACTTATCCTTGCTGTGACGCTCAGCGTGATTCTGCTGGCGAGCCAAATGCTGATCAAGAAGCCGCTGACGGCGGTTCTCGGTGCAGTTCGCCAGATGGCGGGCGGCAACTACAAGGACCAGATCATCCAGACCGGCAAAACCGACGAACTTGGCAGCTTAACGGAGGCACTTGAGAAGTTCCGCTTTGCGCTGGCCCGTGGTGACGAAATGCAGGCCGAGCAGGAGCAGCTTCAGCAGCAGATCGAGACGGACCGAAAGCGTCAGAGCGATCTCGACGACGCCAAGGCGGGAGACCTGCGTCACTTCGTTGAACTCGTGCAGAGCCGGTTCAACGGTCTCGCCGCCGGTGATTTGACCGTGCGCATGAACGAGCGCGTGGCACCTGAGTTCGACGCAATCCGACAGAACTTCAACGTTTCCGTCTCCGCGCTAGAAGAAACGGTCAGCAACGTCGTACGGGCAGTTTACAATATTCGTTCCGGCCTCGGTGAAATCTCCGCCGCATCGAACGATCTCGCGCATCGTACCGAGCAGCAAGCCGCTTCTCTCGAGGAAACCGTCGCAGCACTGGGTGAGGTGACCCGCGGCGTGAACGAAACCGCGGACGGTGCATCGAATGCACAGAAGACGGTCAATATTGCTCGCACCAATGCCGAGAAGGGTGGTGAAGTTGTGGCGCGCGCGATTGCGGCGATGACTGAAATCCAGGGCTCTTCAAGCAAGATCGGCAATATCATCAGTGTCATCGATGAGATTGCCTTCCAGACCAACCTTCTTGCACTGAATGCCGGTGTGGAAGCGGCGCGCGCAGGCGAAGCCGGCAAGGGCTTCGCTGTCGTTGCACAGGAAGTCCGGGAATTGGCGCAGCGCTCAGCTCAAGCTGCTAAGGAAATCAAGCGGTTAATCTCCATGTCGTCCACGCAGGTGGAGGCTGGTGTTCAGCTGGTCGAGGAAACGGGTTCGTCGCTCGGCAAGATCGTGGAGCAGGTTCTAGGCATGAGCCATACCATCAACCACATTGCCTCGAACGCACGCGAGCAAGCCGTCAGCCTGCGGGAGGTTTCGTCTGCCGCGGACCAAATGGACAAGGTTACCCAGCAGAACGCAGCCATGGTGGAAGAAACAACAGCCGCCGCCCAGAGCCTCTCGCAGGAAACTGAAAACCTCGCTGCAATGATCGGTCGCTTCCGGGTGGGTGAAGAAATCACGCGGAGCCAAGACCCGTACGATCGCTACGCCATGGCCAGCTAA
- a CDS encoding IS5 family transposase codes for MPYKHNADRRHHIGKMKFRVTNWREYEAGLRQRGSLTLWVTPEALIGWRAPRRKTRGGQARYSDLAIETALTLGCVFGMRLRQTEGLLHSLLDLMGLKVPVPDHTTLSRRAQKWEPSARRNRPLPNGPLHVLVDSTGLKVYGAGQWLEEKHGVKSRRNWRKLHLAVDADSGEIIAHRLTDQNTDDPSQVAPLLDQVDGEIDQFTADGAYDGKPTYQAILQHSCTATIVIPPRVTAVACCDTGPPGQREKHIAAIASDGRLKWQAVTGYGKRALIETAIGRYKAQIGRRLRARSFAAQQTEAAIGCIALNRMLAGGRPESLRHQVRQA; via the coding sequence ATGCCGTACAAACACAACGCAGATCGTCGTCACCATATCGGAAAGATGAAATTCAGGGTGACGAATTGGCGGGAATACGAAGCAGGTCTGCGTCAGCGTGGTAGCCTGACATTATGGGTAACGCCGGAGGCGCTAATCGGGTGGCGCGCTCCCCGACGCAAGACCCGGGGCGGCCAAGCCCGGTATTCCGATCTCGCAATCGAAACGGCCCTGACGCTGGGTTGCGTTTTCGGAATGCGGCTGCGCCAGACCGAGGGATTGCTACACTCGCTGCTGGATCTCATGGGGCTGAAAGTCCCTGTTCCGGATCATACGACGCTGAGCCGCAGGGCGCAGAAGTGGGAGCCATCAGCCCGACGAAACCGGCCGCTGCCGAACGGCCCGCTGCATGTGCTTGTCGACAGCACGGGATTGAAAGTGTACGGCGCCGGACAATGGCTGGAGGAGAAGCATGGTGTGAAGTCGCGACGGAACTGGCGCAAGCTTCACCTGGCAGTGGATGCCGACAGTGGCGAAATCATTGCTCATAGGCTGACAGACCAGAACACGGATGATCCTTCCCAGGTGGCGCCATTGCTCGATCAGGTCGACGGCGAGATCGACCAGTTCACAGCCGACGGGGCCTATGACGGCAAACCAACCTATCAGGCGATCCTGCAGCATAGCTGCACCGCGACCATCGTCATTCCACCTCGTGTCACGGCAGTGGCATGCTGTGATACCGGACCGCCTGGTCAGCGGGAGAAGCACATTGCCGCGATCGCAAGCGACGGTCGGCTGAAATGGCAGGCTGTTACCGGCTATGGTAAACGGGCTCTGATCGAAACCGCCATCGGGCGGTACAAGGCACAGATCGGACGACGCTTGCGGGCTCGCTCTTTCGCCGCTCAGCAGACCGAAGCGGCCATCGGTTGCATCGCTCTCAACCGCATGCTGGCGGGTGGACGCCCGGAGTCTCTCCGGCATCAAGTCAGGCAGGCATAA